The proteins below come from a single Tachypleus tridentatus isolate NWPU-2018 chromosome 13, ASM421037v1, whole genome shotgun sequence genomic window:
- the LOC143237291 gene encoding protein mab-21-like 2: MLVPSDMMATQSKLLYQLNKFYGERVQARKAAISKTVRDVCKVVQDVLKEVEVQEPRFISSLNEGNGRFEGLDVLSPTEFEVVLYLNQMGVFNFVDDGTLPGCAVLKLSDGRKRSMSLWVEFITASGYLSARKIRSRFQTLVAQACDKSSYRDVVKMVADTSEVKLRIRERYVVQITPSFRCSGLWPRSAAHWPIPHISWPIPNLVTEVKAEGFDLLSKDCVTLQGKQSAMEGDAWVLNFSEAEDRLLAGGCRKKCLSILKTLRDRHLDLPGNPVTNYHIKTLLLYECEKHPRELEWDEICLGYRLNGILLQLISCLQCRRCPHYFLPHLDLFKGKSVTTLENAAKQCWRLVRELLTDSRSLEKL, translated from the coding sequence ATGTTGGTGCCGTCTGATATGATGGCAACTCAGTCGAAGCTGTTATACCAGCTGAACAAGTTCTACGGGGAACGGGTGCAAGCCCGTAAAGCAGCCATCTCCAAGACGGTACGGGATGTCTGTAAGGTGGTGCAGGACGTGTTGAAGGAGGTCGAAGTGCAGGAACCTCGTTTCATCTCGTCACTGAACGAGGGAAATGGTAGGTTCGAGGGTCTGGACGTACTGTCACCCACCGAGTTCGAGGTCGTCCTCTACCTCAATCAGATGGGGGTATTTAACTTCGTGGACGACGGTACACTTCCAGGCTGTGCCGTTCTCAAGCTTAGTGACGGCAGGAAACGATCCATGTCTCTGTGGGTGGAGTTCATCACGGCTTCAGGTTACCTGTCCGCTCGCAAGATACGTAGTCGCTTTCAAACACTCGTTGCTCAAGCGTGCGATAAGAGCAGCTATCGTGACGTGGTCAAGATGGTAGCTGACACTAGTGAGGTCAAACTACGTATCAGAGAACGGTACGTCGTCCAAATCACTCCTTCATTCCGATGTAGCGGACTGTGGCCTCGTTCGGCTGCCCACTGGCCGATACCCCATATTTCCTGGCCAATCCCGAACTTAGTGACAGAAGTGAAGGCAGAAGGGTTTGACCTACTGTCGAAGGATTGTGTTACTCTTCAGGGAAAGCAATCTGCAATGGAAGGGGACGCTTGGGTACTAAACTTTTCAGAGGCCGAGGACAGACTGCTGGCCGGTGGATGCCGGAAGAAATGCCTGAGCATCTTGAAGACGCTGCGGGACCGCCACTTAGACCTTCCGGGCAATCCCGTCACCAATTACCACATCAAGACCCTGCTGCTGTACGAATGTGAAAAACACCCCCGGGAACTGGAATGGGACGAAATCTGTCTGGGGTATCGGCTAAACGGAATCCTCCTACAACTGATATCTTGTCTGCAGTGTCGCCGATGCCCGCATTACTTCTTGCCTCATCTGGACCTGTTCAAAGGGAAGTCCGTCACCACGTTGGAGAACGCTGCTAAACAGTGTTGGCGTCTTGTACGGGAGCTTCTAACGGACAGCCGCTCTTTGGAGAAACTCTAA